The following are encoded in a window of Cydia strobilella chromosome 1, ilCydStro3.1, whole genome shotgun sequence genomic DNA:
- the LOC134754207 gene encoding proclotting enzyme-like has translation MTEIGFGTQCLTVIGFLNVLAQIRCQYPALHPVSFAQTPAEWHNPHQPRNPPWQFSTPRKRSPDSMQIYYNTQTTHNHGPFGNAPNFQPNYQSYQSHGPQNYQSRRIDLINSETRDNPSDPRLLSDSAFTRISETLGAINTVGHYLVDMVNEEEKDESDPNLKQLPQALYTISKNVLGRNVTDKIAPIVKKALPRVLPDAPITKIATGDRQDSKSCTTPEGEAGICEDLSNCPQLLLNLISLRESLCFKDLFVPGVCCPKNAIVTSTTAVERPVVATTSNPTYLVPVTTPRPSKPTTTKRPSAVLVLTTKRPRPATTPRPTSVTTARPPSTTFATVPPPFIANFSNIVDISECGQREDEGGRIVGGTESAPGAWPWMAAIYLHGNKRREFWCGGTLVGTRHVLTAAHCTRDSKQRPFPPRQFSVRLGDVDLSRDDEPSRPATLRVVAVKAHEQFSRVGYYNDIAVLVLGENVQKSKYVIPICLPTADLYRHQFDGSVATVVGWGTTRYGGTESSRQLEAKLPVWRNEDCDKAYFQPITEAFLCAGYARGGVDACQGDSGGPLMLQVNGRWTQIGVVSFGNKCGEPGYPGVYTRLTHYAGWLDQHLV, from the exons GTTTCCTAAATGTCTTAGCCCAAATAAGATGCCAGTACCCAGCTCTTCACCCGG TGTCGTTCGCGCAGACCCCGGCTGAATGGCATAATCCGCACCAGCCGAGAAATCCACCCTGGCAGTTCTCAACACCAAGAAAAAGATCCCCCGACTCCATGCAGATATACTACAACACACAAACCACCCACAACCATGGTCCATTTGGCAACGCACCAAATTTTCAACCAAACTACCAAAGTTACCAGAGCCATGGCCCTCAGAATTATCAAAGCAGAAGAATTGACCTTATTAATTCAGAAACCAGAGACAACCCAAGCGATCCACGTTTGCTCTCCGATTCGGCTTTCACCAGGATATCAGAAACTTTAGGTGCCATAAACACAGTAGGCCATTACCTCGTTGACATGGTCAATGAGGAAGAGAAAGACGAAAGCGATCCCAATCTCAAACAACTTCCGCAAGCCTTGTACACCATAAGCAAGAATGTCTTAGGGAGAAACGTTACAGACAAAATAGCTCCTATAGTTAAAAAGGCGCTACCGAGAGTCCTGCCTGATGCACCAATAACTAAAATAGCTACAGGAGATAGGCAGGACTCAAAATCCTGTACGACGCCTGAAGGAGAAGCAGGAATATGTGAGGACTTGAGCAACTGTCCTCAACTACTTCTGAACTTAATTAGTCTTCGTGAATCTCTCTGTTTCAAAGACCTGTTTGTCCCTGGAGTCTGCTGTCCTAAAAACGCTATAGTGACCTCAACGACAGCAGTCGAAAGACCAGTGGTAGCGACAACTAGCAATCCGACTTACCTAGTCCCAGTGACTACTCCTCGGCCTTCTAAACCGACGACGACGAAGAGGCCATCGGCCGTGCTTGTGTTGACGACGAAACGGCCACGGCCTGCGACGACGCCCAGGCCTACGAGCGTGACGACTGCTAGACCGCCTTCGACTACGTTTGCGACAGTACCGCCTCCTTTTATCGCTAACTTCTCAAACATTGTGGATATAAGCG AGTGCGGGCAACGCGAAGACGAAGGCGGCCGCATAGTGGGCGGCACGGAGTCTGCGCCCGGCGCGTGGCCGTGGATGGCCGCCATCTACCTTCACGGGAATAAGAGGAGAGAGTTCTGGTGCGGAGGCACTTTGGTAGGCACTAGACATGTGCTTACAGCTGCTCATTGCACCAGGGACTCTAAGCAAAGACC ATTCCCACCACGTCAGTTCAGCGTGCGCCTGGGAGACGTGGACCTGTCCCGAGATGATGAGCCGTCCAGGCCAGCCACTCTACGTGTTGTAGCTGTGAAGGCCCACGAGCAGTTCTCTAGAGTGGGATACTACAATGACATCGCTGTGCTGGTTCTCGGTG AAAACGTCCAAAAATCGAAATACGTGATTCCAATCTGCCTACCCACGGCCGACCTATACCGACATCAGTTCGATGGTTCTGTGGCAACCGTCGTCGGTTGGGGCACCACTCGCTACGGCGGAACTGAGAGTTCGAGACAGCTAGAAGCGAAGCTTCCTGTGTGGAGGAACGAAGATTGCGACAAGGCGTACTTCCAGCCAATCACTGAGGCGTTCTTGTGCGCCGGGTACGCTAGAGGCGGCGTAGATGCGTGTCAG GGTGACTCAGGCGGCCCGCTGATGCTGCAGGTGAATGGCCGCTGGACGCAGATAGGCGTCGTGTCATTTGGGAACAAGTGCGGCGAGCCAGGGTATCCTGGGGTCTACACCCGGCTCACGCATTACGCTGGCTGGTTGGACCAGCATCTAGTTTAG